The Candidatus Thermoplasmatota archaeon nucleotide sequence ACAAGAGGAGAGTCCACAAGCTAAGAAACCAAGCGGACGCCATCTTGGTCGGCATCGAAACCGTCATTGCCGACGACCCGAAACTGACCATCAACGCCAAGTATGTCAGAAACCCGATGAACCCCATCAGGGTAGTCCTCGATTCGAATGGACGAACGCCTCGGAAGGCATTGGTGCTGAACGGTGTGGCAAGGACGATCATTGTCACGAACGAGAAATGCGACAAGGACTTCCCCAATGCCGAGACCATCAGGTGCGGCAAGGAAGAGATCGAACTGAAGAAGCTCATGAAGATCCTCAGCAAGAAGGGAATTGAAACACTGCTGGTCGAAGGGGGGTCCAGGGTGATATGGTCGTTCCTGGATTCCAGGATCGCAGATGAGGTGAACATATTCATCGGCAGCATCGTGATCGGAGGAGAGAAGGCCCCGACAGCTGCGGGAGGAGCCGGAGCTCCGGACGAGAGGTCCATAGTCGCGCTTCGTCTGAAGAGCGTCAAGGCCTTTGGCGGAGGAGTTCTTCTCACGTATGAGGTGATCAAGTGACCGACCCCGTCACCACTCCGAGGTTCGTCGCGGACCACATGCTCGGCTCACTTGCCAGATGGCTCCGGATGATTGGCTATGACACGATCTACGACAAGGGGCTGGATGACAAGCGCATGGCGGAGCTGGCAAGGACCGAGAACAGATTCTTACTGACGAGGGACAAGGAACTGGCGAAAGAGCCAGGGGCATTGCTCCTGGAGCAGGACGACTTGGATTCTCAGCTGAAGGCCACGGGAGCGAAGTTCGGTCTGAAGTACAACGAAGACCTGATCAGGTGCTCCACATGCAACGGAGACCTCCTGCAGCTTCCAAAGGAGGAGGCGAAGGCGGTTGTACCTGAGGGAGCATATGCGGGAAACGACAAATTCTGGAAGTGCTCGAAGTGCGGCAAGGTCTTCTGGAAAGGTTCGCACTGGCTAGGCATTATGGACCGGCTGAAGAAGCTCAGCCTAACTTAGTCTCAGGCGTCTGCTTCTCGCCGCGGAAGTGCTCGCTGATTATCTTCCCGCTGGATGAGTTGACGATCATCGCGCCGCCTTTCCCCTCGACACACCACACCGGAAGGTACACGAGTCCCTTGGGTTCGATAACCATCGTGTCCTTCTGAGACCTCTTCCTCTCGATGATCTCCGAGTGGCCGAAATCTCTGACGGTCTCCGTATGGGACTTGTACTCCTTTGCCACCAGGTCCTGAGCGAGCTCCTTGGCCTTCTCGTAGTCGATCTTCGGCTCACGCTTCGAATACGAGAGATCGATAGTATCTACGAGCTCGAAGCCCCATCTCCAAGTCTCGACATGGCTGGTGAGCGCATTCACGGCGGCTATGCCGGCCTTCTGCTTACCGTTCTCGAGGTTGAGCACGAAGTGGAAAAGATAGTGCGGTACGAGTTCAAGATCGAACTTGTGGCCTTGGATCTCGTGTCTCGCGATGTGCTTCACATCCTCGAGGGTGATGTTTGGCTTGACGATGCGCTCCGACCTCTCCTCTGTGCTCTCGAGGATTACGGGGATTGACTGTTCCGGCGGCTCGGCTAGCTTCTGCGGGAGATCGTCGGAGATGACCTCATCTATGAGGCTCTTGCCCTTGTGGTCGCTGATGGTCTCTAGCTGAAGATTGCCAATCTCGTGCTCGATCTCCTCCCTGCCCCAGTAGTTGACGCCGTTCTTCTGGAGGTATGATTGGATGCCTTCGTCTATCTTCCCAAGAGATGCGACCACCTTTCGTCCGGGGAAGTCTGAGATGTTCCGGACGAAGTCCTCGACGTCTTCAGTCAGCATGTCGCTTGCAGCCATGACCACCACCGAAATGTCCTCGCGGCTCCCGTATAGGTACCCGTCCCTCTCCTCCACGAAGAAGTCCCGGGACTTCAGTATCTTGAGCATGTAATCCTTCAGAGTGGCCAAGCCGGTCCCCGACCCAGATGGCCAGAGCGGAATAAAAGGCTTCTGAGCTGGTGGGGTTCGTTGTCAGAAAGATAGATAGGGCACGTTGACCGTTATTCTGAGTCGGGTTGAACCTGTGCGAGCAAGGCTCTGGATACCTATCGCCATGTTCGTCGCTGGGGTGGCGTTAATCGCAACTGCAGTGGCTACGGGTGAGTCCAATGTGTCGCTAGTCATCGTCTTTCCCGTATTCTCTGGCTCCAGCCTTACTTTCCTGCTTGCGACATTGCTCATCATCTCGAGCTTCATAGTTGGATTCGTCTTAATGGCGATGGACCACGAATGGACGGAGGAACGAGTAGAAGCAGCATCGGAAGGGGTGAGGAGCAGCGCGCCGGTATCAAGGACCGAGTACGGAGGCGTGGTTCTCCTTGGACCGATCCCCATAGCCTTTGGCTCCAACAAGAGAGTGGCACTGATCATGCTGGTGGTCGGAGTCATCCTCGCAATCGTTGTGCTGGTAATACTACTCGCCTACGGCTAGAAGTCTGCGCGCGGCTGTCTCCAATGGCACGCTGTTCGATAGCGCCAGATCCCTGATCTCGGCTACCATCTGGACGTAGACCGAGAAATCCAAGTCGTGTCTTCGGACCGCCCGCCCCAAGGCCTGCTCGAATGTCTCCTTGCGCTGCTGAATCTCAAGCGCTTCTCTGAGGATATCCAGCTGCGACGAGTCCATCGATCACGCCTTCTTGTGCGCCTCGCATATGTCGATGAACGCCTGGAACATCTCGTACCCGTTGTCGGTGTTCTCGACCTCGGGATGGAATTGTAGGCCGTAGAGAGGTTTGGTCTTGTGCTTCATGGCCTGGATCTGGCAGTTGTCAGAATGAGCGAGCGCCACGAAATCTGGCGGCAGCTGGGTGACCTCATCATTGTGCGATTCCCAAGCCACGAACTCCGTCGGCAGGCCCTTGAACATGTCGTCCTCATCGTCCACGGTCACCATCATCTTGCCGAACTCAGGCACCTTCGAAGGACCGGCCTTTCCACCCAGGTGGGTCGCCATGAATTGATGCCCGGCACAGATTCCAAGAATGGGGACACCTGCCTTGTCGATGTATTCCCCGCACTTGCCCATCTTCTCCTGGTCGAGACCGACCCTGGGGGCTCCGCCCGACAGGACTAGGCCGTCCCCCTGGATCTTGTCGAGAGGTGTGCTGTTTGGCACAATCTCACACTCGACGTTGAGATCCCTCAGCACCCTCCATTCCCTGTGGGTCCACTGACCTCCGTTGTCAACGACCAGGATACGCATGATGAGGGGAACGGCCGGGGGATATAAATCATCTGCTGAATGGCCGGGGAGCGACGTCGAACATCAGTCGAACATGACGGAGCCAGCATCCCCGCTTTTCCTTATGAACATATATAAAGACAGGCTAGGAGCGCAGCGAGGATTCTGAAATACTTTCTTCGGAGGGCTCGGCCTTCTGACTTCACTCCCACTCTATTGTCGCCGGGGGTTTGTTGGTTATGTCGTAGACCACCCTGTTGACCTTATCCTTCATGCTATTGACGATCCTGCCGGAGATCGTCTCGAGCACTTCGTGAGGCATCTTCGAGTAGACAGCAGTCATGGCATCTACGGAATCAACTGCCCTCACAGCGATAGTGTAACCGTACGCCCTGATGTCGCCTTGGACTCCGACGCTCTTGACCGGCAAGAGCACAGCGAAGTACTGCCAGGGCAGCTTCATCTTACCCGCCGCGGAGGCCTTCTCGATCTCCTCCTCGACGATGGCACACGCTTCCCGAACGATTGCCACGGATTCGCGCGTCGGTTCGCCCATCACCCTGATTGCGAGAGCGGGTCCCGGAAACGGCTGCTTCTCTGCAACTTCGATCTTCAGCGCACGGCCGACCTTCCGCACCTCGTCCTTGTAGAGGTCCCTCAGCGGCTCGACGAGTTTTAAGTTCATGTCCTTGGGAAGCCCGCCCACGTTGTGGTGAGACTTGATCGTGTCCCTCAGACCACCACCGCTCTCGATCCAGTCGGGGGCAATGGTTCCTTGGACCAGGTACTCTGTCCCGAACTTCTTCGCCTCGCGCTCGAATATCCTGATGAACTTCTCGCCGATAATCTTCCGCTTCGTCTCCGGTTCGATGACTCCCTTCAAGGCCGCAAAGTACTCATCGCTCGCATCGACCACTATATGGTTCACGCCGAGATGCCTGAGCATCTTGTCGACTGACTCCGTCTCGCCCTTCCTCATGAAGCCCGTGTCGACATAGACCGCAAGCAGTCTCTCTCCAAGGGCTTCGCCGACCAGCGCGGCGCACACGGTACTATCGACTCCGCCGGAAGCCGCGATTATCGCCTTTCCGCTGACATCATTCTTGAGCTTCTTGACCTGCTGTTCAATGAACTTCTCTGCGTTGAACATCTAGATCTCAACTTCCTTCGAATCCTGCAAGACGTTGTCTTTCAGCTTCTGCCTGTACTTGACGAGGGAAGCCATCACCTTCTCGTCCTTGAGCGCGAGAATTTCAGCTGCCAGCAGTGCGGCGTTGTC carries:
- a CDS encoding dihydrofolate reductase family protein; this translates as MSADGKIALRTRKRTHISSDEDKRRVHKLRNQADAILVGIETVIADDPKLTINAKYVRNPMNPIRVVLDSNGRTPRKALVLNGVARTIIVTNEKCDKDFPNAETIRCGKEEIELKKLMKILSKKGIETLLVEGGSRVIWSFLDSRIADEVNIFIGSIVIGGEKAPTAAGGAGAPDERSIVALRLKSVKAFGGGVLLTYEVIK
- a CDS encoding Mut7-C RNAse domain-containing protein; this encodes MTDPVTTPRFVADHMLGSLARWLRMIGYDTIYDKGLDDKRMAELARTENRFLLTRDKELAKEPGALLLEQDDLDSQLKATGAKFGLKYNEDLIRCSTCNGDLLQLPKEEAKAVVPEGAYAGNDKFWKCSKCGKVFWKGSHWLGIMDRLKKLSLT
- a CDS encoding DUF131 domain-containing protein gives rise to the protein MFVAGVALIATAVATGESNVSLVIVFPVFSGSSLTFLLATLLIISSFIVGFVLMAMDHEWTEERVEAASEGVRSSAPVSRTEYGGVVLLGPIPIAFGSNKRVALIMLVVGVILAIVVLVILLAYG
- a CDS encoding GMP synthase subunit A, with product MRILVVDNGGQWTHREWRVLRDLNVECEIVPNSTPLDKIQGDGLVLSGGAPRVGLDQEKMGKCGEYIDKAGVPILGICAGHQFMATHLGGKAGPSKVPEFGKMMVTVDDEDDMFKGLPTEFVAWESHNDEVTQLPPDFVALAHSDNCQIQAMKHKTKPLYGLQFHPEVENTDNGYEMFQAFIDICEAHKKA
- the guaA gene encoding glutamine-hydrolyzing GMP synthase, whose protein sequence is MFNAEKFIEQQVKKLKNDVSGKAIIAASGGVDSTVCAALVGEALGERLLAVYVDTGFMRKGETESVDKMLRHLGVNHIVVDASDEYFAALKGVIEPETKRKIIGEKFIRIFEREAKKFGTEYLVQGTIAPDWIESGGGLRDTIKSHHNVGGLPKDMNLKLVEPLRDLYKDEVRKVGRALKIEVAEKQPFPGPALAIRVMGEPTRESVAIVREACAIVEEEIEKASAAGKMKLPWQYFAVLLPVKSVGVQGDIRAYGYTIAVRAVDSVDAMTAVYSKMPHEVLETISGRIVNSMKDKVNRVVYDITNKPPATIEWE